A region from the Vicia villosa cultivar HV-30 ecotype Madison, WI linkage group LG3, Vvil1.0, whole genome shotgun sequence genome encodes:
- the LOC131656688 gene encoding non-specific lipid-transfer protein A-like yields MSSQKTVGVMLVLCMVMTTTLHASEMDDVSCSEAILSLWPCLPFLEGSLPPTPSADCCTGATNLFNKANTTPIKRKVCQCLKDASTKFGVKPDRAAQLPQLCHIQLPFPIGPYTDCSKIE; encoded by the exons ATGTCAAGCCAGAAAACTGTCGGTGTAATGTTGGTCTTATGCATGGTGATGACGACAACATTACATGCAAGTGAAATGGATGATGTATCATGTTCAGAGGCAATTTTATCTCTATGGCCATGTCTACCTTTTCTGGAAGGTTCTCTTCCACCAACACCGTCTGCTGATTGTTGCACTGGAGCTACAAATTTGTTCAATAAAGCAAACACAACTCCTATTAAGAGAAAGGTCTGCCAGTGTCTCAAAGATGCTTCTACTAAATTTGGAGTTAAACCGGACAGGGCTGCACAACTTCCACAACTTTGTCACATTCAATTGCCTTTTCCAATTGGTCCTTATACTGATTGTAGCAA GATTGAATGA